From a single Bacillus sp. NEB1478 genomic region:
- a CDS encoding helix-turn-helix transcriptional regulator, with amino-acid sequence MIGKNIYELRKRKGITLTELADRSKVSKSYLSNIERRLNKNPSIQVVEKIALVLDVEVKALLSNKLDSEHMEVEKEWVEFVVELKSLGINKEIIHEYRELIEFIKWKKSEAGNQE; translated from the coding sequence ATGATTGGGAAAAACATTTATGAACTTCGGAAACGGAAAGGCATAACTCTTACTGAACTTGCAGATCGCTCAAAAGTATCAAAATCGTATTTAAGTAATATTGAAAGAAGGTTAAATAAAAATCCTTCCATTCAAGTCGTTGAAAAAATTGCACTTGTTTTAGATGTAGAGGTAAAAGCACTGTTAAGCAATAAATTAGATAGTGAGCATATGGAGGTAGAAAAAGAGTGGGTGGAATTTGTTGTTGAACTAAAAAGTTTAGGAATCAACAAAGAAATTATTCATGAATATCGTGAGTTAATAGAATTTATTAAATGGAAGAAAAGTGAAGCTGGAAATCAAGAATAA